The Caballeronia sp. SL2Y3 genome includes a window with the following:
- the xdhB gene encoding xanthine dehydrogenase molybdopterin binding subunit: protein MNKASEPIALDTALDAAARPANVDADAAGAALPHESAALHVSGEAVYTDDIRELRGTLHAALGLSRYAHARIVSMNLDAVRAAPGVVAVLTAADICGENNCGPVLHDDPILAADEVQYLGQPVFAVIAETHDLARRAAALAKSDDVVRYEPLEAVLTPREAKARKQFVLPPLHLKRGDPDARIAGAKHRIAGEFEVGGQEQFYLEGQVAYAVPKESDGMLVYSSTQHPSEMQQVVAHMLDWPTHAVVCECRRMGGGFGGQESQSAVFACVAALAAHVLKRPVKLRADRDDDFMITGKRHDAVYEYEAGFDDDGRIVGARVEIALRAGYSADLSGAVATRAVCHFDNAYFLSDVDIRAFCCKTNTQSNTAFRGFGGPQGALVMEVMLDEIAHRLKRDPLDVRRANYYGIDARNVTPYGQTVADNVLAPLTDELIATSDYHARRQAIAAFNATNDVLKRGIAFTPVKFGISFNVPFLNQAGALVHVYKDGSVLVNHGGTEMGQGLNTKVAQVVASVLGIGLARVRVTATDTSKVANTSATAASTGSDLNGKAAEAAALTIRERLAELAAKQLGGAAADVRFHGGVVEANGGQMPFDQLVAAAYLARVQLWSDGFYATPKVHWDAKTLTGHPFYYFAYGAAVSEVVVDTLTGEWKLLRADLLHDAGRSINPAIDLGQVEGGFIQGMGWLTTEELWWNRDGRLMTHAPSTYKIPAVNDTPAAFNVALFRGAGNENVEPTIFRSKAVGEPPLLLAFSVLLAIRAAIAGASPDAQHAPKLRAPATPEAILDALASLAVEAESAAPVN, encoded by the coding sequence ATGAACAAGGCGAGCGAACCGATCGCACTCGATACGGCACTGGATGCCGCAGCCCGCCCCGCCAACGTGGACGCCGATGCCGCGGGCGCCGCGCTGCCGCACGAATCGGCGGCGCTGCATGTGAGCGGCGAGGCCGTCTACACCGACGACATCCGCGAATTGCGCGGCACGCTGCACGCGGCGCTCGGGCTGTCGCGATACGCGCACGCGCGCATCGTCTCGATGAATCTCGATGCCGTTCGCGCCGCGCCCGGCGTCGTCGCGGTTCTGACCGCCGCCGACATTTGCGGCGAGAACAACTGCGGCCCAGTGCTGCACGACGACCCGATCCTCGCTGCCGACGAAGTGCAGTACCTCGGCCAGCCGGTGTTCGCGGTGATCGCCGAGACGCACGACCTGGCGCGCCGCGCCGCCGCGCTCGCCAAAAGCGACGATGTCGTGCGCTACGAGCCGCTCGAAGCCGTGCTCACGCCGCGCGAAGCCAAGGCGCGCAAGCAGTTCGTGCTGCCGCCGCTGCATCTGAAACGCGGCGATCCGGACGCGCGCATCGCGGGCGCGAAGCATCGCATCGCCGGGGAATTCGAGGTCGGCGGGCAGGAACAGTTCTATCTCGAAGGCCAGGTGGCGTACGCGGTGCCGAAGGAATCGGACGGCATGCTCGTCTACAGCTCAACCCAGCATCCGAGCGAAATGCAGCAGGTCGTCGCGCACATGCTCGACTGGCCGACGCACGCGGTCGTGTGCGAATGCCGGCGCATGGGCGGCGGGTTCGGCGGCCAGGAATCGCAATCGGCGGTGTTCGCGTGCGTCGCGGCGCTCGCCGCGCATGTGCTGAAACGCCCCGTGAAGCTGCGCGCCGACCGCGACGACGACTTCATGATCACCGGCAAGCGCCACGACGCGGTCTACGAATACGAAGCGGGCTTCGACGACGACGGGCGCATCGTCGGCGCGCGCGTCGAGATCGCGCTGCGGGCCGGTTATTCGGCGGACTTGTCGGGCGCGGTCGCGACGCGCGCCGTCTGCCACTTCGACAACGCGTACTTCTTGAGCGATGTCGATATCCGCGCGTTCTGCTGCAAGACGAACACGCAGTCGAACACGGCGTTTCGCGGCTTCGGCGGCCCGCAAGGCGCGCTCGTGATGGAAGTGATGCTCGATGAAATCGCGCATCGGCTGAAGCGCGATCCGCTCGATGTGCGGCGCGCGAACTACTACGGCATCGACGCGCGCAATGTCACGCCGTACGGCCAGACGGTCGCGGACAACGTGCTCGCGCCGCTCACCGACGAGTTGATCGCGACGAGCGATTACCACGCGCGCCGCCAAGCGATCGCCGCGTTCAACGCGACCAACGACGTGCTCAAGCGCGGCATCGCGTTCACGCCGGTCAAGTTCGGCATCTCGTTCAACGTGCCGTTTCTGAATCAGGCCGGCGCGCTCGTGCATGTCTACAAGGACGGCTCGGTGCTCGTCAATCACGGCGGCACGGAAATGGGCCAGGGGCTCAATACCAAAGTCGCGCAGGTGGTGGCGAGCGTGCTCGGCATCGGCCTCGCGCGCGTGCGGGTGACGGCCACCGATACGTCGAAGGTCGCGAATACGTCGGCGACGGCGGCATCCACTGGAAGCGATCTCAACGGCAAGGCGGCGGAAGCGGCGGCGCTGACCATCCGCGAGCGCCTCGCGGAACTGGCCGCGAAGCAGCTCGGCGGCGCAGCGGCCGACGTGCGCTTTCACGGCGGCGTTGTCGAGGCGAACGGCGGGCAGATGCCTTTCGATCAACTCGTCGCGGCCGCGTATCTGGCGCGCGTGCAGTTGTGGTCCGACGGCTTCTACGCCACGCCCAAAGTCCATTGGGACGCGAAGACGCTGACCGGCCATCCGTTCTACTACTTCGCGTACGGCGCGGCGGTCTCCGAAGTGGTGGTCGATACGCTCACCGGCGAATGGAAGCTGCTGCGCGCCGACCTGCTGCACGACGCGGGGCGCTCGATCAATCCGGCCATCGACTTAGGCCAAGTGGAAGGCGGCTTCATTCAGGGCATGGGCTGGCTCACGACCGAGGAGCTGTGGTGGAACCGCGACGGACGCCTGATGACGCACGCGCCTTCCACCTACAAGATTCCCGCCGTCAACGACACGCCCGCCGCGTTCAACGTCGCGCTCTTTCGCGGCGCGGGCAACGAGAATGTCGAGCCGACCATCTTCCGCTCCAAGGCGGTCGGCGAGCCGCCGCTGTTGCTGGCGTTTTCGGTGCTGCTCGCGATCCGCGCGGCCATCGCGGGAGCTTCGCCCGACGCGCAGCACGCGCCGAAGCTGCGCGCGCCCGCCACGCCCGAAGCGATTCTCGACGCGCTGGCTTCGCTTGCCGTCGAAGCCGAGTCCGCCGCCCCGGTAAACTAG
- the xdhA gene encoding xanthine dehydrogenase small subunit → MTTHTIRFLHRGIVRDIADAPATRTVLQHLRANDCTGTKEGCAEGDCGACTVVVGELDSAGELALKAVNACIQLLPTLDSRALFTVEDLRNADGALHPVQQALVDCHGSQCGFCTPGFVMSLWALYHAHPRDAGPPSRDEIAAAISGNLCRCTGYRPIIDAAERMFDYPPPAFDRDAIRATLAGLRRDQTFEYRAPDARGEAFGAPAFHAPVTRAEFARLRAANPDARLLAGSTDIGLWITKQFRDLGDILFIGNVEELKRIERDAQTLTIGAAASLEDAYAALTADYPELAELWTRFASRPIRNAGTLGGNIANGSPIGDSMPALIALDAELVLQLGDKTRTMPLDAFYLAYQKTALQPCEFVAAIRVPRPGADLRFRTYKAAKRYDQDISAVCAAFAIRLDDSHRVTSARIAFGGMAATPKRAAQAEAALIGAQWSDDTVRAAMNALDADFQPLTDMRASSAYRAKVARNLLRRFHLETRADAPLALAQVNAFAYAAHASISEEQP, encoded by the coding sequence ATGACAACGCACACCATCCGCTTCCTGCACCGCGGCATCGTCCGCGACATCGCCGATGCGCCCGCCACGCGCACCGTGCTTCAGCATCTGCGCGCGAACGACTGCACCGGCACCAAAGAAGGCTGCGCCGAAGGCGATTGCGGCGCCTGCACCGTGGTCGTCGGCGAACTCGATTCAGCCGGCGAGCTCGCGCTCAAGGCCGTCAACGCGTGCATCCAGCTTCTGCCGACGCTCGATTCGCGCGCGCTGTTCACCGTCGAAGATCTGCGCAACGCGGACGGCGCGCTGCACCCGGTGCAACAGGCGCTCGTCGATTGCCACGGCTCGCAATGCGGCTTCTGCACGCCGGGCTTCGTCATGTCGCTGTGGGCGCTGTATCACGCCCATCCGCGCGATGCCGGCCCGCCGTCGCGCGACGAAATCGCCGCCGCCATTTCCGGCAATCTGTGCCGCTGCACCGGCTACCGGCCGATCATCGACGCCGCCGAGCGCATGTTCGACTACCCGCCGCCGGCTTTCGACCGCGATGCGATCCGCGCAACGCTCGCCGGCTTGCGCCGCGATCAGACGTTCGAGTACCGCGCGCCGGACGCGCGCGGCGAAGCCTTCGGTGCGCCGGCGTTCCATGCGCCCGTCACGCGCGCCGAATTCGCCCGCCTCCGGGCAGCGAACCCGGACGCGCGGCTGCTCGCGGGCAGCACCGATATCGGCCTGTGGATCACCAAGCAGTTTCGCGATCTCGGCGACATCCTCTTTATCGGCAACGTCGAGGAACTGAAGCGCATCGAACGCGACGCGCAGACGCTGACGATCGGCGCGGCGGCATCGCTCGAAGACGCCTATGCCGCGCTCACCGCCGATTACCCGGAACTCGCCGAACTCTGGACGCGCTTCGCGTCGCGCCCGATCCGCAATGCCGGCACGCTCGGCGGCAACATCGCGAACGGCTCGCCGATCGGCGATTCGATGCCCGCGCTCATCGCGCTCGACGCCGAACTCGTGCTGCAACTCGGCGACAAGACTCGCACGATGCCGCTCGACGCGTTCTATCTCGCGTATCAGAAGACCGCGCTTCAGCCGTGCGAATTCGTCGCGGCGATTCGCGTGCCGCGCCCGGGCGCGGACTTGCGGTTCCGGACGTACAAGGCGGCGAAGCGCTACGATCAGGACATCTCCGCCGTATGCGCCGCCTTCGCGATCCGGCTCGACGACAGCCATCGCGTGACGAGCGCACGCATCGCATTCGGCGGCATGGCGGCAACGCCCAAGCGCGCGGCGCAGGCCGAAGCGGCGCTCATCGGCGCGCAGTGGAGCGACGACACCGTGCGCGCCGCGATGAACGCGCTCGACGCCGACTTCCAGCCGCTCACCGACATGCGCGCATCCAGCGCTTATCGGGCGAAGGTGGCGCGCAACCTGCTGCGGCGCTTTCATCTGGAGACGCGCGCCGACGCGCCGCTCGCGCTGGCCCAAGTGAACGCGTTCGCGTACGCCGCGCATGCGTCGATCTCCGAGGAGCAGCCATGA
- a CDS encoding disulfide bond formation protein B has product MHEDDRALRRERRLLTLLGFVCLALVAGALYLQFFRGEDPCPLCIIQRYFFVLIAVFAFLGAGFNGWRGVALLEALVALSALGGLATAARHVYIQANPGFSCGFDALQPVVDSLPPARWLPQVFKVAGLCETAYPPILGLSLPQWSLVAFAIIFALVALSLRSRRKTRAAAL; this is encoded by the coding sequence ATGCACGAGGACGACCGCGCGCTGCGCCGCGAGCGTCGGCTCTTGACGCTCCTGGGCTTCGTGTGTCTCGCGCTCGTCGCCGGGGCGCTGTATCTGCAGTTCTTCCGTGGCGAAGACCCGTGTCCGCTTTGCATCATCCAGCGCTACTTCTTCGTGCTGATCGCCGTGTTCGCGTTTCTCGGCGCGGGCTTCAACGGCTGGCGCGGCGTCGCGCTGCTGGAGGCGCTGGTCGCGCTTTCGGCGCTGGGCGGGCTGGCCACGGCCGCGCGGCATGTCTACATTCAGGCGAATCCCGGCTTCAGCTGCGGCTTCGACGCGTTGCAACCCGTCGTCGACAGCCTGCCGCCCGCGCGCTGGCTGCCGCAAGTCTTCAAGGTAGCGGGGCTTTGCGAGACCGCTTATCCGCCGATTCTCGGGCTCTCGCTGCCGCAGTGGTCGCTGGTCGCGTTCGCCATTATTTTCGCGCTCGTTGCGTTGAGCCTCCGGTCGAGGCGCAAAACGCGGGCGGCGGCGCTTTGA
- a CDS encoding amidase codes for MPTTSPQFPPLALLAAELKCGRTTSRALVETALERIADPNGQGSTVFLQVDAEHARAAADAHDALRRAGTVLSPLAGIPVSVKDLFDVEGQVTRAGSRVLANAEPARADAVTVARLRRAGAVIVGRTNMSEFAFSGLGLNPHYGTPRSPYRANGPDDARIAGGSSSGAAASVADGMAAVALGTDTGGSLRIPAAFCGLTGFKPTASRIPKQGGVPLSKTLDSFGPIGATVACCALVDRILAGREPDVPATRPLDGVRLGVLTNYVTDGVEAPVAQAVQAAVDHLAAAGALVEDVRFAPLDRLPEINRFGLVAIEAYAWHRKLIAEHASEYDPRVLARLMRAESASAADYIELCEARAAMIEAARTTLWQRFDAIVCPTVPVLPPRIVDLETDDDRFARTNALVLRNPTTFNFLDACALSLPCHRRGEAPVGLMLAGAPNADDTLLSIGRAVEAVLETTR; via the coding sequence ATGCCGACCACTTCGCCGCAGTTTCCCCCGCTAGCCCTCCTCGCCGCAGAACTGAAGTGCGGCCGCACGACGAGCCGCGCGCTCGTCGAGACCGCGCTGGAACGGATCGCCGATCCCAACGGCCAGGGCTCGACCGTGTTCCTTCAGGTCGATGCCGAACACGCCCGCGCCGCCGCCGACGCCCACGACGCACTGCGCCGCGCAGGCACAGTGCTCTCGCCGCTCGCGGGCATTCCGGTGTCCGTGAAAGATCTCTTCGATGTCGAAGGTCAGGTAACGCGCGCCGGATCGCGCGTGCTGGCGAACGCGGAGCCCGCCCGCGCCGACGCCGTCACGGTGGCGCGCCTGCGCCGCGCGGGCGCGGTGATCGTCGGACGCACGAACATGAGCGAGTTCGCGTTTTCGGGGCTCGGCCTGAATCCGCACTACGGCACGCCCCGCTCGCCGTACCGGGCGAACGGGCCGGACGACGCGCGCATCGCGGGCGGATCGTCGTCGGGCGCGGCGGCATCCGTCGCGGACGGCATGGCCGCCGTCGCGCTCGGCACCGATACGGGCGGTTCGCTGCGCATTCCCGCCGCGTTCTGCGGCCTGACCGGCTTCAAGCCGACCGCGAGCCGCATTCCGAAGCAAGGCGGCGTGCCGCTTTCCAAGACGCTCGATTCGTTCGGCCCGATCGGCGCGACGGTCGCGTGTTGCGCGCTCGTCGACCGCATTCTCGCGGGGCGAGAGCCGGACGTGCCCGCCACCCGCCCGCTCGACGGCGTGCGCCTCGGCGTGCTCACGAATTACGTGACGGACGGCGTGGAAGCGCCTGTCGCGCAGGCCGTGCAGGCGGCGGTCGATCATCTCGCCGCTGCCGGCGCGCTGGTGGAAGACGTGCGCTTCGCGCCGCTCGACCGTCTGCCGGAAATCAACCGCTTCGGGCTGGTGGCGATCGAGGCGTACGCGTGGCATCGCAAGCTGATTGCCGAGCACGCAAGCGAATACGATCCGCGCGTGCTCGCGCGCCTGATGCGCGCGGAATCCGCGAGCGCCGCGGACTACATCGAACTGTGCGAAGCCCGCGCCGCCATGATCGAGGCCGCGCGAACGACGCTCTGGCAACGCTTCGACGCCATTGTCTGCCCGACGGTGCCCGTGCTGCCGCCGCGCATTGTCGATCTTGAGACCGACGACGACCGTTTCGCGCGCACCAACGCGCTCGTGCTGCGCAACCCGACGACCTTCAATTTCCTCGATGCCTGCGCGCTGTCGCTGCCGTGTCATCGGCGCGGCGAGGCGCCGGTCGGCCTGATGCTCGCGGGCGCGCCGAACGCCGACGACACGCTGCTCTCCATCGGCCGCGCGGTCGAAGCCGTGCTGGAGACGACGCGCTGA
- the hemN gene encoding oxygen-independent coproporphyrinogen III oxidase, translating to MTLADTLFRPDLLARYDAHGPRYTSYPTAVQFTDAFDPAHYFEAARQGGASADLSLYFHIPFCDTVCFYCGCNKVATKNRAHARPYLDRMKRELAMQAACFDTRRPVTQLHWGGGTPTFLSHGEMAELMAATAEHFNLVPDARAEYSIEVDPREASVGTIKVLRELGFNRLSLGVQDFDERVQQAVNRIQPRAMTEDVMRAAREHGFESVSVDLIYGLPHQSVESFTRTLDTIIALAPDRVSVFGYAHMPALFKMQRQIDEAALPSAAVRLAILERVIERMSDAGYVYIGMDHFALPGDELARAFEAGTLQRNFQGYSTHADCDLIGIGASSIGKVGDVYAQNARDLADYAAAIDAGRFPIQRGVRLSADDVLRRDVIMRLMCGGALRFADVEREHGIVFAHAFAAELARLAPMADDGLIDIAPDAICVLPAGRMLVRNVASVFDRYLGQASLRRFSRTI from the coding sequence ATGACTCTCGCCGACACCCTCTTTCGCCCGGACCTGCTCGCGCGCTACGACGCGCACGGCCCGCGCTACACGTCCTACCCCACGGCCGTCCAGTTCACGGATGCGTTCGATCCCGCGCACTACTTCGAAGCCGCACGCCAAGGCGGCGCATCGGCGGATCTGTCGCTGTACTTCCACATTCCGTTCTGCGACACCGTCTGCTTCTACTGCGGCTGCAACAAGGTCGCGACGAAAAACCGCGCGCACGCCCGCCCGTATCTGGACCGCATGAAGCGCGAACTCGCGATGCAGGCCGCGTGCTTCGATACGCGCCGCCCCGTCACGCAGCTTCACTGGGGCGGCGGCACGCCGACATTCCTCTCGCACGGCGAGATGGCCGAACTCATGGCCGCCACCGCCGAGCATTTCAATCTCGTGCCCGATGCGCGCGCCGAATATTCGATCGAAGTCGATCCGCGCGAAGCGTCCGTCGGAACCATCAAAGTGCTGCGCGAACTCGGCTTCAACCGGTTAAGCCTGGGCGTGCAGGATTTCGACGAGCGCGTGCAGCAGGCCGTCAACCGCATCCAGCCGCGCGCGATGACCGAGGACGTGATGCGCGCGGCGCGCGAGCACGGCTTCGAGTCGGTGAGCGTCGATCTGATCTACGGCTTGCCGCATCAGAGCGTCGAGAGCTTCACGCGCACGCTCGATACGATCATCGCGCTCGCGCCGGACCGCGTCTCCGTGTTCGGCTATGCGCACATGCCCGCGCTCTTCAAGATGCAGCGTCAGATCGACGAAGCGGCGCTGCCTTCGGCCGCCGTGCGGCTCGCCATTCTGGAGCGCGTGATCGAGCGGATGAGCGATGCGGGCTACGTCTACATCGGCATGGACCATTTCGCGCTGCCCGGCGACGAACTCGCCCGCGCCTTCGAGGCCGGCACGCTCCAGCGCAACTTTCAGGGCTACAGCACGCATGCGGACTGCGATCTGATCGGCATCGGCGCGTCGTCCATCGGCAAGGTCGGCGACGTCTACGCGCAAAACGCGCGCGATCTCGCCGACTACGCAGCCGCCATCGACGCGGGCCGCTTCCCCATTCAGCGCGGCGTGCGTCTCTCCGCTGACGATGTCTTGCGCCGCGACGTCATCATGCGGCTGATGTGCGGCGGCGCGCTGCGCTTTGCCGACGTCGAGCGCGAACACGGCATCGTCTTCGCACACGCTTTCGCGGCCGAACTCGCGCGCCTCGCGCCGATGGCCGACGACGGCCTCATCGACATCGCGCCGGACGCCATATGCGTGCTGCCGGCCGGACGCATGCTCGTGCGCAACGTCGCATCGGTGTTCGACCGCTATCTGGGGCAGGCGAGCCTCCGGCGGTTCTCGCGGACGATCTAA
- a CDS encoding YkgJ family cysteine cluster protein has protein sequence MSTSSSSPHACREGCGACCIAPSITSAIPGMPNGKRAGEPCVQLDDDLRCKIFGDPRRPACCGGLQPSAEMCGETREHAVQWLARLEIDTQPQ, from the coding sequence ATGTCTACTTCGTCTTCGTCCCCTCATGCCTGCCGCGAAGGATGCGGCGCGTGCTGCATCGCGCCGTCCATCACGAGCGCCATTCCCGGCATGCCCAACGGCAAGCGCGCGGGCGAGCCGTGCGTCCAGCTCGACGATGACCTGCGCTGCAAGATCTTCGGCGATCCGCGCCGGCCCGCGTGCTGCGGCGGCCTGCAGCCGTCCGCCGAGATGTGCGGCGAAACGCGCGAGCACGCCGTTCAATGGCTCGCGCGGCTCGAAATCGACACGCAACCGCAATGA
- a CDS encoding DUF1439 domain-containing protein, translated as MPRPVAPLRRRLLLGALAAWPALALASTAHAASIFPFIPDHYTFSQKQVQEAVARKFPLERTARQIFDVVLSNPVVGMAADRNRVTVRVDARLSTPFMPNPVNGAFTLSTQLAYDAPSRSVVLVSPTVDDSQLTGDAAQYNQQIAAAGALLAAQLLDRYPIYTFKPEELQFAGVSYEPGTITVLTNGIRVQIVEK; from the coding sequence ATGCCACGACCCGTCGCGCCGCTCAGGCGCCGGTTGCTGCTGGGCGCGCTCGCCGCGTGGCCGGCACTCGCGCTCGCATCGACGGCGCATGCCGCATCCATCTTTCCGTTTATTCCGGACCACTACACATTCTCGCAAAAGCAGGTACAGGAAGCGGTCGCGCGCAAGTTTCCGCTGGAACGCACCGCGCGGCAGATTTTCGATGTCGTGCTGAGCAATCCTGTGGTCGGCATGGCGGCGGACCGCAACCGCGTCACGGTGCGCGTGGATGCGCGTCTGTCCACGCCCTTCATGCCGAACCCGGTGAACGGCGCGTTCACGTTGTCGACGCAACTGGCCTACGACGCACCGAGCCGCTCGGTCGTGCTCGTCTCGCCAACAGTTGACGATTCGCAGCTAACCGGCGACGCTGCCCAGTACAACCAACAAATCGCGGCGGCCGGCGCGCTGCTCGCCGCGCAATTGCTCGACCGCTATCCGATCTACACGTTCAAGCCGGAAGAGCTGCAATTTGCGGGCGTGTCTTACGAACCCGGTACAATCACAGTCCTTACAAACGGCATACGCGTTCAGATTGTCGAGAAGTGA
- a CDS encoding undecaprenyl-diphosphate phosphatase, translating into MDWILMVKALVLGVVEGLTEFLPVSSTGHLIVAGSLLNFTDAQAKTFDVVIQFGAILAICWEYRAKIGSVVGGLGSRPDARRFAINVIIATIPAIVLGLLLEKKIKSVLFSPVPVSVALIVGGIVILWAEARQRDRGAPPRVHSVDDLSYADALKVGIAQCLALIPGTSRSGATIIGGMLFGLERRAATEFSFFLAIPIIFGATLYEMAKYWRTLTVNDLGLFAIGLVSAFVSAFICVRWLLRYVASHDFTAFAWYRIGFGLLILIVGYSGGLSWAD; encoded by the coding sequence ATGGACTGGATTTTGATGGTGAAGGCGCTCGTGCTGGGCGTCGTGGAAGGCTTGACGGAGTTTCTGCCGGTGTCGAGCACGGGGCACCTGATCGTCGCGGGCAGTCTGCTGAATTTCACCGACGCGCAAGCCAAGACGTTCGACGTCGTCATTCAGTTCGGGGCGATTCTGGCGATCTGCTGGGAGTACCGCGCGAAGATCGGCTCGGTGGTGGGCGGCCTCGGCAGCCGTCCGGACGCGCGGCGTTTTGCGATCAACGTCATCATCGCGACGATTCCGGCCATCGTATTGGGCCTGTTGCTCGAGAAGAAGATCAAGTCGGTGCTGTTCTCGCCGGTGCCGGTGTCGGTCGCGCTGATCGTCGGCGGGATCGTGATTCTCTGGGCGGAGGCGCGCCAGCGGGATCGCGGGGCGCCGCCGCGCGTGCATTCGGTGGATGACCTCTCTTACGCCGATGCGCTCAAGGTCGGCATCGCGCAATGTCTCGCGCTGATTCCGGGCACCTCGCGTTCGGGCGCGACGATCATCGGCGGCATGCTCTTCGGGCTGGAGCGCCGCGCGGCCACCGAATTCTCGTTCTTTCTCGCTATTCCGATCATCTTCGGCGCGACGCTCTACGAAATGGCCAAGTACTGGCGCACGCTCACCGTGAACGACCTCGGGCTCTTCGCCATCGGGCTCGTATCGGCGTTCGTGAGCGCCTTCATCTGCGTGCGCTGGCTGCTCCGTTACGTCGCCTCGCACGATTTCACGGCATTCGCGTGGTATCGCATCGGCTTCGGGCTGCTGATTCTGATCGTCGGTTATAGCGGCGGGCTGAGCTGGGCGGACTAA
- the trmB gene encoding tRNA (guanosine(46)-N7)-methyltransferase TrmB yields the protein MNDQSHDSHDDDAHAAGERSESAASQPLHHRRIRSFVTRAGRVSPGQQRAMDELGPRFVVPYAPELADWDAVFGRQAPRVLEIGFGMGATTAEIAAARPGDDFIGVEVHEPGVGALLKLIGEQQLGNIRILQHDAVEVLEHMIAPASLDGVHIYFPDPWHKARHHKRRLIQPKFVSLLSSRVKPGGYLHLATDWQNYAEQMLDVLSAEPTLENTADGYAPRPDYRPVTKFERRGLRLGHGVWDLLFRRK from the coding sequence ATGAACGACCAATCCCACGATTCCCACGACGACGACGCGCATGCCGCCGGTGAGCGTAGCGAGAGTGCGGCATCGCAGCCGCTGCATCATCGGCGTATTCGCAGTTTCGTGACGCGCGCGGGCCGCGTTTCGCCGGGGCAGCAACGCGCGATGGACGAACTGGGTCCGCGTTTCGTCGTGCCGTACGCGCCGGAACTGGCGGACTGGGACGCCGTCTTCGGCCGGCAGGCGCCGCGCGTGCTGGAGATCGGTTTCGGCATGGGCGCGACGACGGCCGAAATCGCGGCCGCGCGCCCTGGCGACGACTTCATCGGCGTCGAAGTGCACGAGCCGGGCGTCGGCGCGCTGTTGAAGCTGATCGGCGAGCAGCAGCTTGGCAACATCCGCATCCTTCAGCACGACGCGGTCGAGGTGCTCGAACACATGATCGCGCCCGCGAGTCTCGACGGCGTGCACATCTACTTTCCCGATCCGTGGCACAAGGCGCGGCACCACAAGCGCCGGCTCATCCAGCCGAAGTTCGTCTCGCTCCTGAGCTCGCGCGTGAAGCCGGGCGGCTATCTGCATCTCGCGACCGACTGGCAGAACTACGCGGAGCAGATGCTCGACGTGCTGTCGGCGGAACCGACGCTCGAAAACACCGCGGACGGCTACGCGCCGCGTCCGGATTACCGGCCCGTGACGAAGTTCGAGCGCCGCGGCTTGCGGCTCGGACACGGCGTCTGGGATCTGCTCTTTCGCCGCAAGTAA
- a CDS encoding YggT family protein: MFGDIARFLLNTVFTLFGAALLLRAWMQVVRMPPYNPVSNAVMQATNWIVLPLRKILPGGKIDWASIVAAYIAALVYVTLMVYLAGVDPTVMLPMLLLVAALTVVKWALNLIIWMTILMALLSWLNPQSPAMPLLYQITAPFLEPLRRILPRLGGIDLSPILLFVIVQVLLMVVTRVAVSMTLFGI, from the coding sequence ATGTTCGGCGATATCGCCCGTTTTCTGCTCAATACCGTTTTCACCCTGTTCGGCGCGGCGCTGCTCCTGCGCGCGTGGATGCAGGTCGTGCGCATGCCGCCGTACAACCCGGTTTCGAATGCCGTCATGCAGGCGACCAACTGGATCGTGCTGCCGCTGCGCAAGATTCTGCCGGGCGGCAAGATCGACTGGGCCAGCATTGTCGCCGCCTATATCGCGGCGCTCGTCTATGTGACGTTGATGGTCTATCTCGCCGGCGTCGATCCGACGGTCATGCTGCCGATGCTTCTGCTCGTCGCGGCGCTGACGGTGGTGAAGTGGGCGCTCAACCTCATCATCTGGATGACGATTCTGATGGCGCTGCTTTCGTGGCTCAATCCGCAGTCGCCGGCCATGCCGTTGCTCTATCAGATCACCGCGCCGTTTCTCGAGCCGCTGCGCCGCATCTTGCCCCGTTTGGGCGGCATCGACCTGTCGCCGATCCTGCTTTTCGTGATCGTGCAGGTGCTGCTGATGGTCGTGACGCGCGTCGCGGTCTCGATGACGCTCTTCGGCATCTGA